GCACAAGTTTGACTCATTGGTAGTTTTAACAGAAGAAGGGTTCAGCTTAAATGCCTTTGTAGACATTTCCGGTGCGGTCAAGAAACCCGGAAGGTACAAATTTGCCAAAGGAATGTCGAGCTTTGATCTCATATCCTTGGCACAAGGATTTACTTACGATGCAGCACCCAGAAACATTGAAATTTTCAGAGTCATCATGACCGATGGAAGTCCCACCAAAACAATGGTGATTAACTCACAAACCGAAAGAAACCTATCAAATCCTTCCACCGGGACAATATTAGAACCTTTTGATTTTGTGGTAGTGAGAAGTCAACCACTTTTTACCTTCCAAAATATGATCAGGATAGATGGAGAAGTGCTCTTTCCGGGTGAATATGCATTGCTGAAGCCCAATGAAAAAGTCAGCGATGTCATCCGGAGAGCAGGAGGACTTACGCCAGAAGCATTTACCCAGGGCGCCACACTTTTTAGAACTGAAGAGGAAACCGGCTATGTAGTCATGGACATGGATCATGCCCTCGAAAATTATATGTCCAGATACAATTTTATTTTAAAAAATGGAGATGTGATTTCAATACCCAAGCAAAAAGATCTGGTGAGAATCGCAGGTGAAACCAATGTCCGTAATTTTTATCCCGACAAAATGATTGCATCTGACCAATCGATTGCTGTCGCGTACCACCAAAATAAAAGAGCCAAATACTATATCAACAAATATGGAGCAGGTGTCAATGAACAGGGTGATCTCAATAGAATAACCGTCGAACATGCCAATGGAAGAGTAGAGAAAACAAGAAAGTTCCTCTTCGTAAGATTTACACCAAGGGTGCACAAAGGTTCTGTCATACTGGTGGGTCCTAAACCCATTAAAAAGGAAAAGGCAAGAAAAGAAAAAAATGAAGCCGTCGATTGGGAAAAAGTATTGACCAAAACATTGACAGCCACAACAGCCATCTTTACCATGGTTTTGACTTACAATAGTATTGTAAAATAATTCTATAAGATTCTCAAACTATTTTTTCAATCTCCCTCAGAGATGTTTGAAAATAATCCCCGCTTAGAACAGGTCCGTGGTGGTATTTTCGATACCAGGTCAATTGCCGCTTTGCATAATTTCTGGTGTGCTGTTTTATTTTAACAATGGCTTCATCCAAGGTCCATTCACCTTTTAGGTGCTTTATTATTTCAGAATATCCCACCGTATTCATGGAGGAATGGTTCCAGTATTTCTCTAGTCGTGAAGTCTCGTCCAATAATCCCCGGTCGATCATCATCTCCACCCGTTTGTTGATTCTTTCATAAAGGAGTTCTCTCTTCTGTTCCATCAAAAAATGTACAATATTGAAATCCGGGGTGACCGTCTTTGCTTTTAAAAAACTGGAAAATGTTCTACCCGTGGAATGAATCACGGACAAAGCCCTGATCAAACGCTGTGGATTTCTCAAATCTACTTTGGCAGCATATTCAGGATCCAATTTTTGCAATTCATCCGAGAGATGACCCACACCTTCCACTTTCATTCTTTCATTCAAATGAAATAGGACTGAGGAATCAATTTCAGGAAAGGGATCCAAACCCTCCATCAAAGCCTTCACATAAAATCCTGTCCCTCCGGTCAGGAAAACAAGATCATTTTTTTGAAAC
This window of the Saprospiraceae bacterium genome carries:
- the miaA gene encoding tRNA (adenosine(37)-N6)-dimethylallyltransferase MiaA, whose translation is MSKTLIILSGPTASGKSQLAFELASKFQTSIVSADSRQVYQRLDIGTAKPDPWMLERVPHYLIGHVGIECKYSVGQYLTDANGILKELFQKNDLVFLTGGTGFYVKALMEGLDPFPEIDSSVLFHLNERMKVEGVGHLSDELQKLDPEYAAKVDLRNPQRLIRALSVIHSTGRTFSSFLKAKTVTPDFNIVHFLMEQKRELLYERINKRVEMMIDRGLLDETSRLEKYWNHSSMNTVGYSEIIKHLKGEWTLDEAIVKIKQHTRNYAKRQLTWYRKYHHGPVLSGDYFQTSLREIEKIV